The following proteins are encoded in a genomic region of Bombus pyrosoma isolate SC7728 linkage group LG1, ASM1482585v1, whole genome shotgun sequence:
- the LOC122570110 gene encoding uncharacterized protein LOC122570110, giving the protein MSSNKTDPKKFQQEMSHFLQSDFKNAASKHDDVVRCSNASRMTENLCCDSERCEDNTCVPRNISLCQKVDVINRLEDDPCDTIELSSTIKYLSDTCSVHHCMLSGSVNSNHNCDIMHCQQHKQISQSYMCSIYNLWRIRTNESLSLLVTKNVGTQWKNCFWRIFLIPFVILLLCTTICSADSNQCAVGLKTPGRTWPQGDIVLEYGQPLRILCILNQSFVDAEFPGKNASDLVFFRNQKEMEPEFITIINETTISLDVEKPPPAEDMYYCRLRLQNNHYKKLESVCLNKVVVGFKPQEPQNFSCVSYNWETMICSWEPVQNYVTTTFTIVFKLPGRAGGRKLYPCPTKDKDDKKDKDDKPNMCLWDTSTNPIYRQPYEYYTFILNVNNVLGNASFTYKFHHFAHVIPAKPANLSVINKTVDSALLHWSVPFPMQNFPPGLYHRIKYQNQWDHQKTWQVINITNDIHMHKRYYNLTGLEYANTVYDVRVFMKSAVATGEDKWSQFSDVTFRTPPRLPGRPPKTDIGSFEIAENSASRDVYLYWQTIPQYLENGDNFKYKIDRVEENGRNVSLIPNETTRTYAKFKGISINNYKFEIVTTNIVGINEERAKIFIPSRSQIPHEPIAFTKIAFDGGLYELSWKPPKMNKEITNYTIFWCDNERDRPYQCTGYLDWVHVSKYTTIYNMTVPDPDKVYQFAISANTNTGSSGMVWASCTVIHNKVVGKMKSVWINRIGSDFIEVGWKLDCSDRIGIVEGFNIYYCPIVSPYDLNCKGPKLNRTIKADSHTIHGIVNNLKPYTTYMLAVAVLTKSGEGLHSDPLYNTTLEAAPTTPPQDVRIINVTNTTMSIVWRPPEAMNGVLRYYEVYYNEHAKKVEDATQTELKNLLAHTNYSISVAACTVSCSVKSPTIRKITKIGAPGMINVPSVRFMNSSQVIVMWNKPEYAAGHINYYEISSKDGEIQNSTKTEARLPIPDCKSIEREKLYQFRVRAVNIASNNIHLKGPWSEPGEGNCYSEGPSYNVWTIIWVIGGFSSVIIIFCCLHLSKRIWLKCKAMQDVEVKLPPGLASNMVQTLLDKEQHIHQSPADSSGCSSGQESVTSSLTSDSQVSSDSGTEIDPMPVSPNKLLETPAWNSDSSSLRLRHSSFRERYAKVAKSGEPIIGDTLSLARSTPNLTDSTGYTTSQHTWSSTGYISMPSSEELSSNPSPVPKETSTAGSYSIIGTVPKSAQSAKSENDSDLTESTADTLIPIKSEPKPTNPYITLASLEQNQKDKKAIDSLHDLDELTFAESNKSKLESLTPFATSDKVSKPYVQTSLIDSLKKPFTLSSIDSTRSTISTPFAATSLTDSCSKPFVSSFASPTTLPSTLDSSSKPYVSVSSISEVSKKSNLQADTLDSSQKTTVPQVSTTGGSQPYVLASSVFQMLQQQQRGKSETPISEVIDNETEEDVTTGYPLYWPTSGTKPSSKLDADKPITTKQSTGYVTIAENPKLDQHRTSTLSSPYVQHERFEKPLPQTTTGQSDEQYSKVTVVPSTI; this is encoded by the exons ATGTCTTCAAACAAAACAGATCCCAAAAAATTTCAGCAAGAAATGTCTCACTTTTTACAATCAGATTTTAAAAATGCTGCATCAAAGCATGATGATGTTGTTAGATGTTCAAATGCAAGTAGAATGACAGAGAATTTGTGCTGTGATTCAGAGAGATGTGAAGATAATACATGTGTCCCAAGAAATATCAGTCTATGCCAGAAAGTAGATGTCATTAACAGGCTAGAAGATGATCCATGTGACACAATTGAACTTTCATCAACTATTAAGTATTTATCTGACACGTGTTCAGTTCATCATTGTATGTTAAGTGGGAGTGTTAATTCTAATCATAATTGTGATATAATGCATTGTCAACAACACAAACAAATCTCACAAAGTTATATGtgttctatatataatttatggaGAATTAGAACAAATGAAAGTTTGTCATTACTGGTTACAAAAAATGTTGGTACACAATGGAAGAATTGTTTttggagaatatttttaattccttttgtTATTCTGTTATTATGCACAACAATATGCAGTGCAGATTCTAATCAATGTGCAGTTGGTTTGAAAACACCTGGAA ggACTTGGCCACAAGGTGATATTGTACTTGAATATGGTCAACCTCTAAGAATACTATGTATATTGAATCAATCTTTCGTGGATGCTGAATTTCCTGGAAAAAATGCTTCAGATCTTGTATTCTTTCGTAATCAAAAGGAGATGGAACcagaatttattacaattatcaaTGAAACTACAATATCACTAGATGTAGAAAAACCTCCACCTGCAGAAGATATGTATTATTGTAGACTaagattacaaaataatcACTACAAAAAACTGGAATCAGTTTGTTTGAACAAAGTTGTAGTTGGTT TTAAACCTCAAGAACCTCAAAACTTCAGTTGCGTATCTTATAATTGGGAAACTATGATATGCTCATGGGAACCAGTCCAAAACTATGTTACAACGACTTTTACGATCGTATTTAAATTACCGGGAAGAGCAGGaggtagaaaattatatccaTGTCCAACGAAAGATAAAGATGATAAAAAGGACAAAGATGATAAGCCAAATATGTGCTTGTGGGATACATCAACGAATCCAATTTATCGACAACCCtatgaatattatacatttatactgAACGTAAATAACGTTCTAGGAAATGCCAGTTTTACATATAAGTTTCATCATTTTGCTCATG ttATCCCTGCGAAACCGGCTAATTTAtcagttattaataaaacggTTGATAGTGCATTATTGCACTGGAGTGTGCCTTTTCCAATGCAGAATTTTCCACCTGGATTATATCATAGAATCAAGTATCAAAACCAATGGGATCATCAAAAAACCTGGCAG gtaattaatattacaaatgatATTCACATGCATAAGAGATACTATAATCTTACTGGGCTGGAGTATGCCAATACTGTATATGATGTACGAGTTTTTATGAAAAGTGCTGTTGCGACTGGGGAAGATAAGTGGAGTCAGTTTAGTGATGTTACTTTTAGAACACCACCAAGAT taCCTGGCCGTCCTCCAAAAACTGATATTGGAAGCTTTGAAATAGCGGAGAACAGTGCTAGCAGGGATGTATATTTGTACTGGCAAACTATACCACAATATCTAGAAAATGGTGATAATTTCAAGTATAAGATTGATCGTGTAGAAGAAAATGGACGAAATGTGTCTCTTATTCCGAATGAAACTACGAGAACATACGCTAAATTCAAGGGAattagtattaataattataaattcgaaattgtTACGACAAATATTGTTGGAATAAATGAAGAACGTGCTAAGATTTTTATACCTAGTCGATCCCAAA TACCGCACGAACCTATAgcatttacaaaaattgcgtTTGATGGAGGCTTATATGAATTATCATGGAAACCACCTAAAATGAATaaggaaattacaaattatacaattttttggTGCGATAATGAACGTGATCGCCCTTATCAATGCact GGTTATTTAGATTGGGTACAtgtatcaaaatatacaacaatttataatatgacTGTACCAGATCCCGACAAAGTGTAtcaatttgcaatttctgCAAATACGAACACAGGTAGTAGCGGTATGGTATGGGCATCATGCACtgtaatacataataaagtaGTTGGAAAAATGAAGTCTGTGTGGATAAATAGAATTGGTTCTGACTTTATTGAAGTTGGTTGGAAATTAGATTGTTCGGATCGTATTGGAATAGTAGAaggatttaatatttattattgtccTATTGTTTCGCCATATGATCTGAATTGTAAAGGCCCGAAACTTAATAGAACGATAAAAGCCGATTCTCATACTATCCATGGCATTGTAAACAATTTGAAACCGTATACAACATATATGTTAGCTGTCGCTGTTTTAACAAAAAGTGGGGAAGGATTGCATAGTGATCCTTTGTATAATACAACTCTTGAAGCAGCACCAACAACTCCTCCACAGGACGTAAGAATTATAAATGTGACAAATACGACAATGAGCATTGTATGGAGACCACCAGAAGCAATGAATGGTGTATTGCGCTATTACGAAGTTTACTACAACGAACACGCGAAAAAAGTTGAAGACGCAACACAAACtgaattgaaaaatctgttaGCGCATACAAATTATAGCATTAGTGTAGCCGCATGTACTGTATCTTGCAGTGTCAAATCGCCTACAATTCGCAAGATTACGAAAATTGGTGCACCGGGAATGATTAATGTACCTAGTGTGCGCTTCATGAATTCTAGCCAAGTGATCGTTATGTGGAATAAACCCGAATACGCCGCTGGacacataaattattatgagATATCTTCGAAAGATggtgaaatacaaaatagtaCTAAAACAG AAGCTCGATTACCTATCCCTGATTGCAAATCTAtagaacgagaaaaattatatcaatttcgTGTAAGAGCTGTTAATATTGCATCAAATAATATCCATTTAAAAGGCCCATGGTCTGAACCTGGTGAGGGAAATTGTTATAGTGAAG GACCGTCGTACAATGTGTGGACGATAATATGGGTGATAGGAGGTTTTAGTTccgtaataattattttttgttgtcTACATCTATCAAAACG AATTTGGTTGAAGTGTAAAGCTATGCAAGATGTAGAAGTTAAATTACCACCAGGATTAGCATCAAATATGGTGCAG ACACTTCTTGATAAAGAACAACATATACATCAATCTCCTGCTGATTCCAGTGGTTGTTCAAGTGGACAAGAATCTGTTACTTCTTCGCTAACATCAGATTCTCAGGTTTCAAGCGATAGTGGTACGGAGATAGATCCAATGCCGGTTTCACCCAATAAATTGCTTGAAACACCAGCTTGGAATTCAGATTCTTCGAGTCTTCGCCTGAGACACTCATCGTTTCGCGAACGATACGCAAAAGTTGCAAAATCCGGAGAGCCCATCATCGGAGACACGTTATCTTTGGCACGATCTACGCCTAATTTAACTGACAGTACAGGCTACACAACTTCGCAACATACTTGGTCTTCGACTGGGTACATTAGTATGCCATCATCAGAAGAACTGTCCAGTAATCCAAGTCCTGTTCCTAAGGAAACTTCAACTGCAGGGAGCTATAGTATTATAGGAACTGTTCCTAAATCTGCACAGTCTGCAAAGTCTGAGAATGACAGTGATTTAACGGAATCTACTGCAGATACACTAATACCTATTAAATCAGAACCCAAGCCCACAAATCCATACATAACATTAGCATCTTTGGAGCAGAaccaaaaagataaaaaagctATCGATTCGCTACATGATCTAGATGAATTAACATTTGCAGAGTCGAACAAATCAAAACTAGAATCTTTGACTCCGTTTGCAACTTCTGATAAAGTCTCCAAACCATATGTGCAAACAAGTTTAATCGATTCATTAAAAAAGCCGTTCACTCTAAGCAGCATCGATAGTACAAGGAGCACGATATCTACTCCATTTGCAGCCACCTCTTTGACCGATTCATGCAGCAAAccgttcgtttcttctttcgcaaGTCCAACTACTTTGCCGTCTACGCTGGATTCCTCGTCGAAACCCTACGTTTCCGTGTCTTCAATTTCTGAAGTCTCGAAAAAGTCAAATCTTCAAGCAGATACGTTAGACTCGTCGCAAAAGACTACTGTACCTCAAGTTTCTACGACCGGTGGTTCGCAACCATATGTCCTTGCAAGTTCCGTATTCCAAATGCTACAACAACAGCAAAGGGGAAAATCGGAAACTCCTATCTCAGAAGTGATAGACAACGAAACTGAAGAAGATGTTACAACAGGGTATCCTCTGTATTGGCCGACCAGTGGTACGAAGCCAAGCTCAAAGTTGGATGCAGACAAGCCAATTACGACTAAACAGAGTACTGGATACGTTACCATAGCAGAGAATCCAAAGCTAGATCAACATAGAACGTCGACGTTGTCATCACCGTATGTACAGCATGAGAGGTTTGAGAAGCCACTGCCACAAACTACTACTGGACAGTCAGATGAACAATACAGTAAAGTGACTGTTGTGCCAAGTActatttaa